In Calypte anna isolate BGI_N300 chromosome 33, bCalAnn1_v1.p, whole genome shotgun sequence, a single genomic region encodes these proteins:
- the POU6F1 gene encoding POU domain, class 6, transcription factor 1 isoform X3 — translation MGCPAPRAPAAGRWLEKKPNWKPEHPPAPSPPSAPSATPRASRHRHWPHWPCRPPHSIAGQVAGQQGLAVWTFPTATVAALPGLTAASPTGGIFKSPVANLQAAAVLNATISAPMPPVPALQAAVQPRAPLQPPGMFPASASQPPILPQPAAAPTPPVAKPLEPQTQITVQPAGFAFNPGIISAASLGGQPQILGSLAATPVITNTISSVQGITGQILTNAQGQVIGTLPWVVNPPGMAGTSPAPATLPAQNLQVQAVTPQLLLNAQGQVIATLASSTIQAATVKKTGTPEPPTKSEVQPIQPAVVMANPAPVAKTSVPVPITCTETPTISQLVSKPPAPNSTEEDGINLEEIREFAKNFKIRRLSLGLTQTQVGQALTATEGPAYSQSAICRFEKLDITPKSAQKLKPVLEKWLSEAELRNQEGQQNLMEFVGGEPSKKRKRRTSFTPQAIEALNAYFEKNALPTGQEITEIAKELNYDREVVRVWFCNRRQTLKNTSKLNVFQIP, via the exons ATGGGCTgcccagcacccagagccccTGCAGCGGGGAGGTGGCTG gagaaaaaaccaaactggaagCCAGAGCATCCCCCAGCACCGTCCCCTCCATCAGCACCTTCAGCCACACCACGAGCCAGCAGACACAGACATTGGCCCCACTGGCCCTGCAGGCCACCCCACAG TATTGCAGGTCAAGTGGCAGGTCAGCAGGGGCTGGCTGTGTGGACATTTCCTACAGCAACGGTCGCTGCCCTCCCCGGATTGACGGCTGCTTCTCCTACAGGGGGAATTTTCAAATCACCTGTAGCCAATCTGCAAG CTGCCGCCGTGCTGAACGCCACCATCTCAGCTCCCATGCCtcctgtcccagccctgcaggctgcagtcCAGCCCCGAgcccccctccagccccccgGGATGTTCCCAGCCTCAGCCAGCCAGCCCCCCATCCTGCCACAGCCCGCTGCAGCACCAACCCCACCCGTGGCCAAGCCCTTGGAGCCCCAGACCCAGATCACCGTCCAGCCGGCTGGATTTGCCTTTAACCCTGGCATA ATCAGTGCAGCTTCCCTGGGGGGCCAACCCCAGATCCTGGGCTCCTTGGCAGCCACCCCCGTGATCACCAACACCATCTCCAGCGTGCAGGGCATCACAGGCCAGATCCTGACCAACGCCCAGGGCCAG gTGATCGGGACGCTGCCCTGGGTGGTGAATCCCCCCGGTATGGCAGGaaccagccctgccccagccactCTGCCAGCCCAGAACCTGCAGGTGCAGGCAGTGACCCCGCAGCTGCTGCTCAATGCCCAGGGCCAGGTCATCGCCACGTTGGCTAGCAGCACCATCCAGGCGGCTACCGTCAAGAAAACTGGCACTCCTGAGCCCCCCACCAAGAGTGAG GTGCAGCCCATCCAGCCGGCCGTGGTGATGGCAAACCCTGCCCCGGTGGCAAAAACCTCGGTGCCTGTCCCCATCACCTGCACTGAGACCCCCACCATCAGCCAGCTGGTCTCCA AGCCCCCAGCTCCCAACAGCACAGAAGAGGACGGGATTAACCTGGAGGAGATCCGGGAATTCGCCAAGAACTTCAAGATCCGACGCCTGTCCCTGGGACTGACACAGACACAGGTGGGACAGGCCCTGACAGCCACCGAGGGACCTGCCTACAGCCAGTCAGCTATCTGCAG GTTTGAGAAGTTGGACATCACCCCCAAGAGCGCCCAGAAGTTGAAACCAGTGCTGGAGAAGTGGTTGAGCGAAGCTGAGCTGCGTAACCAGGAGGGGCAACAAAACCTGATGGAATTCGTGGGGGGGGAACCTTCCAAAAAACGGAAGCGCCGAACCTCCTTCACCCCTCAGGCCATCGAGGCTCTCAACGCCTACTTCGAGAAGAACGCCTTGCCCACGGGCCAGGAGATCACTGAGATTGCCAAGGAGCTCAACTACGACCGTGAAGTCGTCCGTGTCTGGTTCTGCAACCGCCGGCAGACCCTCAAAAACACCAGTAAACTCAACGTGTTCCAGATCCCCTAA
- the SMAGP gene encoding small cell adhesion glycoprotein isoform X2, with the protein MEGSQHSLTAELTTPLLKKTLSPPLHEDANTVVIAVVITLVFLTLLTVLVVIIIYLYRNKGSYLTYEQPVAEAVSVQMEEAPAKEKEEYFI; encoded by the exons ATGGAAGGAAGTCAGCACTCCCTGACTGCAG AGCTGACAACACCCCTCCTGAAGAAGACCCTCAGCCCACCTCTCCATGAGGATGCCAACACTGTGGTCATTGCAG TTGTCATCACCCTGGTGTTCCTCACCCTGCTGACAGTCCTGGTGGTGATCATCATCTACCTGTACAGAAACAAAGGCAGCTACCTCACCTACGAGCAGCCTGTGGCAGAGGCCGTGTCAGTGCAGATGGAGGAGGCTccagccaaagaaaaagaagaatattttatcTGA
- the POU6F1 gene encoding POU domain, class 6, transcription factor 1 isoform X1 produces MDAEAVQPQEASLMVNEQVIVMSSHETIRVLEVGVDTPLSSEEDQKPLKMSPGEVTGGSLGEPTQVGRADGLPSTQSPCSGEVAGEKTKLEARASPSTVPSISTFSHTTSQQTQTLAPLALQATPQVLTQENLATVVTGVMVPAGTVTQPLLIPISIAGQVAGQQGLAVWTFPTATVAALPGLTAASPTGGIFKSPVANLQAAAVLNATISAPMPPVPALQAAVQPRAPLQPPGMFPASASQPPILPQPAAAPTPPVAKPLEPQTQITVQPAGFAFNPGIISAASLGGQPQILGSLAATPVITNTISSVQGITGQILTNAQGQVIGTLPWVVNPPGMAGTSPAPATLPAQNLQVQAVTPQLLLNAQGQVIATLASSTIQAATVKKTGTPEPPTKSEVQPIQPAVVMANPAPVAKTSVPVPITCTETPTISQLVSKPPAPNSTEEDGINLEEIREFAKNFKIRRLSLGLTQTQVGQALTATEGPAYSQSAICRFEKLDITPKSAQKLKPVLEKWLSEAELRNQEGQQNLMEFVGGEPSKKRKRRTSFTPQAIEALNAYFEKNALPTGQEITEIAKELNYDREVVRVWFCNRRQTLKNTSKLNVFQIP; encoded by the exons ATGGATGCTGAAGCTGTGCAGCCCCAGGAGGCTTCCCTGATGGTCAATGAGCAG GTTATTGTCATGTCCAGCCATGAAACTATCCGAGTGCTGGAAGTCGGCGTGGATACCCCACTCTCATCCGAGGAGGACCAGAAACCCTTGAAAATGTCCCCAGGGGAGGTAACAGGAGGCTCCCTGGGAGAGCCCACTCAGGTGGGCAGAGCAGATGGGCTgcccagcacccagagccccTGCAGCGGGGAGGTGGCTG gagaaaaaaccaaactggaagCCAGAGCATCCCCCAGCACCGTCCCCTCCATCAGCACCTTCAGCCACACCACGAGCCAGCAGACACAGACATTGGCCCCACTGGCCCTGCAGGCCACCCCACAG GTCTTGACTCAGGAAAACTTAGCAACAGTTGTGACAGGAGTAATGGTTCCAGCAGGGACAGTTACTCAACCTCTTCTTATCCCCATCAGTATTGCAGGTCAAGTGGCAGGTCAGCAGGGGCTGGCTGTGTGGACATTTCCTACAGCAACGGTCGCTGCCCTCCCCGGATTGACGGCTGCTTCTCCTACAGGGGGAATTTTCAAATCACCTGTAGCCAATCTGCAAG CTGCCGCCGTGCTGAACGCCACCATCTCAGCTCCCATGCCtcctgtcccagccctgcaggctgcagtcCAGCCCCGAgcccccctccagccccccgGGATGTTCCCAGCCTCAGCCAGCCAGCCCCCCATCCTGCCACAGCCCGCTGCAGCACCAACCCCACCCGTGGCCAAGCCCTTGGAGCCCCAGACCCAGATCACCGTCCAGCCGGCTGGATTTGCCTTTAACCCTGGCATA ATCAGTGCAGCTTCCCTGGGGGGCCAACCCCAGATCCTGGGCTCCTTGGCAGCCACCCCCGTGATCACCAACACCATCTCCAGCGTGCAGGGCATCACAGGCCAGATCCTGACCAACGCCCAGGGCCAG gTGATCGGGACGCTGCCCTGGGTGGTGAATCCCCCCGGTATGGCAGGaaccagccctgccccagccactCTGCCAGCCCAGAACCTGCAGGTGCAGGCAGTGACCCCGCAGCTGCTGCTCAATGCCCAGGGCCAGGTCATCGCCACGTTGGCTAGCAGCACCATCCAGGCGGCTACCGTCAAGAAAACTGGCACTCCTGAGCCCCCCACCAAGAGTGAG GTGCAGCCCATCCAGCCGGCCGTGGTGATGGCAAACCCTGCCCCGGTGGCAAAAACCTCGGTGCCTGTCCCCATCACCTGCACTGAGACCCCCACCATCAGCCAGCTGGTCTCCA AGCCCCCAGCTCCCAACAGCACAGAAGAGGACGGGATTAACCTGGAGGAGATCCGGGAATTCGCCAAGAACTTCAAGATCCGACGCCTGTCCCTGGGACTGACACAGACACAGGTGGGACAGGCCCTGACAGCCACCGAGGGACCTGCCTACAGCCAGTCAGCTATCTGCAG GTTTGAGAAGTTGGACATCACCCCCAAGAGCGCCCAGAAGTTGAAACCAGTGCTGGAGAAGTGGTTGAGCGAAGCTGAGCTGCGTAACCAGGAGGGGCAACAAAACCTGATGGAATTCGTGGGGGGGGAACCTTCCAAAAAACGGAAGCGCCGAACCTCCTTCACCCCTCAGGCCATCGAGGCTCTCAACGCCTACTTCGAGAAGAACGCCTTGCCCACGGGCCAGGAGATCACTGAGATTGCCAAGGAGCTCAACTACGACCGTGAAGTCGTCCGTGTCTGGTTCTGCAACCGCCGGCAGACCCTCAAAAACACCAGTAAACTCAACGTGTTCCAGATCCCCTAA
- the DAZAP2 gene encoding DAZ-associated protein 2: MNSKGQFPAQPSYPLQSPAGVYPQTLPLPQPPPYTDAPPAYSELYRPSFVPLGAATVPTMSAAYPGASVFLPMAQSVAVGPISSSVPMAYYPVGPVYPPGSTVLVEGGFDAGARFGAGGTASIPPPPPGCPPNAAQLAVMQGANVLVTQRKGNFFLGGSEGGYTIW; this comes from the exons ATGAACAGCAAAG GACAGTTTCCTGCCCAGCCCTCCTACCCGCTCCAGTCTCCAGCCGGTGTCTACCCCCAGACGCTGCCGCTGCCGCAGCCGCCCCCCTACACCGATGCCCCCCCGGCTTATTCTGAG ctttaCCGTCCCAGCTTTGTGCCTCTGGGTGCTGCCACTGTGCCTACAATGTCTGCAGCATATCCAGGAGCTTCTGTCTTCCTGCCCATGGCCCAGTCTGTGGCTGTGGGGCCCATCAGCTCCTCAGTCCCCATGGCCTATTACCCTGTGGGACCCGTGTATCCCCCGGGCTCCACAGTCCTTGTGGAAGGGGGCTTTGATGCTGGAGCAAGGTTTGGGGCTGGTGGGACAGCCAGCATCCCT CCCCCCCCTCCTGGCTGTCCCCCCAATGCTGCCCAGCTGGCTGTGATGCAGGGAGCCAACGTCCTGGTGACACAGAGGAAGGGAAACTTCTTCCTGGGAGGTTCAGAAGGTGGCTACACCATCtggtga
- the SMAGP gene encoding small cell adhesion glycoprotein isoform X1, translating to MEGSQHSLTAEELTTPLLKKTLSPPLHEDANTVVIAVVITLVFLTLLTVLVVIIIYLYRNKGSYLTYEQPVAEAVSVQMEEAPAKEKEEYFI from the exons ATGGAAGGAAGTCAGCACTCCCTGACTGCAG AAGAGCTGACAACACCCCTCCTGAAGAAGACCCTCAGCCCACCTCTCCATGAGGATGCCAACACTGTGGTCATTGCAG TTGTCATCACCCTGGTGTTCCTCACCCTGCTGACAGTCCTGGTGGTGATCATCATCTACCTGTACAGAAACAAAGGCAGCTACCTCACCTACGAGCAGCCTGTGGCAGAGGCCGTGTCAGTGCAGATGGAGGAGGCTccagccaaagaaaaagaagaatattttatcTGA
- the BIN2 gene encoding bridging integrator 2, which translates to MLAAASPQTSSGANTQPQSRAVSRNSDAAMAEGRTGGPGLFAKQVQKHFSRAQEKVLQKLGKTVETRDEQFEQSASNFQLQQNEGNKLYKDLKAFLGAVKVMHESSRKMTETLQELYSTEWDGHEELQDIAASNDLLWDDYEAKLTDQALRLMENYLAQFRDFKERITKRGRKLVDYDSARHHLEALQSAKKKDEAKIIKAEEEFNKAQVVFEELNKELREELPVLYGSRIACYVTIFQNISNLQDVFYKEMSKLNHDLYEVMSKLDKQHSSKVFIIKGIPSNRSSLVISLPVSPPATSPCPGKASDWSPVVEADVTAGLPSSATNAVSPGELGAAMPSVPPASPSSDGSWSEEASASSKEALDTSTGTGAVFQEQGMLEPGNHCSRLSRSQGQQVMGAEAIAISLAPLILSKAMAQATSTAQPGPENTLGKLEASEAPVAPGDAPQLDGTEHPMHPGEPLSPSQDVPRDVPGPVAEAAVCVSQGRGQEPFWLSGATGELSDPEKIVAVDVKPKVAKIQMGLELTSDVSPSSFLGDSSPPSSSTAKEQIRAGMLDQDPPPAATSSQDPIETLTPL; encoded by the exons atgctggcagctgcctcgCCCCAAACTTCCTCTGGAGCAAACACccaaccccagagcagagctgtgagcagGAACTCAGATGCAGCCATGGCTGAGGGCAGGACTGGGGGACCTGGGCTCTTCGCCAAGCAAGTCCAGAAACACTTCAGCCGGGCACAGGAGAAG gTTTTGCAAAAATTGGGCAAAACGGTGGAAACCAGAGATGAGCAGTTTGAGCAAAGTGCCTCCAACTTCCAGCTGCAACAG AATGAAGGCAATAAACTCTACAAAGACCTCAAGGCTTTCCTGGGGGCAGTGAAAG TGATGCACGAGAGCTCAAGGAAAATGACTGAAACTCTGCAGGAGCTTTACAGCACAGAGTGGGATGGTCACGAGGAGCTGCAAGACATAGCAGCT AGCAATGACCTCCTGTGGGATGACTACGAGGCAAAGCTGACCGACCAAGCACTGAGGCTGATGGAGAATTACCTGGCTCAATTCAGGGATTTTAAG gAACGCATCACCAAGAGGGGCCGTAAGCTGGTGGATTACGACAGCGCCCGGCATCACCTGGAAGCTCTGCAAAGTGCCAAGAAAAAGGACGAGGCAAAAATCATCAAG GCTGAGGAAGAGTTTAACAAAGCCCAAGTGGTGTTTGAAGAGCTGAATAAGGAGCTTCGGGAGGAGCTGCCGGTTCTCTATGGCAG CCGCATTGCCTGCTACGTGACCATTTTCCAGAACATCTCCAACCTCCAGGATGTTTTCTACAAGGAGATGAGTAAG CTCAACCATGACCTTTATGAGGTGATGAGCAAACTGGACAAGCAGCACTCCAGCAAAGTCTTTATCATTAAAGGCATCCCCAG CAACAGGAGCTCCCTGGTCATCTCCTTGCCTGTGAGCCCCCCAGCCACATCCCCCTGCCCGGGGAAGGCTTCAGACTGGTCCCCCGTGGTGGAAGCAGACGTGACAGCAGGGCTGCCCAGCAGTGCCACCAACGCTGTGtcccctggggagctgggggctgccaTGCCCAGTGTGCCCCCAGCTTCACCCAGCAGTGATGGGTCCTGGTCTGAGGAAGCTTCAGCCTCCAGCAAGGAGGCTCTGGACACCAGCACTGGCACTGGAGCTGTGTTCCAGGAGCAGGGAATGTTGGAGCCAGGGAACCACTGCTCCAGgctcagcaggagccagggcCAGCAGGTGATGGGTGCTGAAGCCATTGCCATCTCCCTGGCCCCACTGATTCTCTCCAAGGCGATGGCCCAGGCCACCAGCACTGCACAACCTGGGCCAGAAAACACCTTGGGCAAGCTGGAGGCAAGTGAAGCCCCAGTTGCCCCAGGGGATGCCCCTCAGCTGGATGGCACAGAGCATCCCATGCATCCTGGGGAGCCACTGTCCCCAAGCCAGGATGTCCCCCGTGATGTCCCTGGACcagtggcagaggcagcagtgtgtgtgtcccagggcaggggacaggaaCCATTCTGGCTCAGTGGGGCCACGGGTGAGCTGAGTGACCCCGAGAAGATCGTGGCAGTGGATGTCAAGCCAAAAGTGGCCAAAATTCAG atgggGCTGGAGCTCACCTCAGATGTGTCACCAAGCAGCTTCCTTGGGGACAGCAGCCCCCCCTCCAGCTCCACGGCCAAG GAGCAAATCCGTGCTGGGATGCTGGACCAGGacccaccaccagcagcaacCTCCTCCCAGGACCCCATTGAGACCCTCACCCCCCTCTGA
- the POU6F1 gene encoding POU domain, class 6, transcription factor 1 isoform X2 produces MDAEAVQPQEASLMVNEQEKKPNWKPEHPPAPSPPSAPSATPRASRHRHWPHWPCRPPHSIAGQVAGQQGLAVWTFPTATVAALPGLTAASPTGGIFKSPVANLQAAAVLNATISAPMPPVPALQAAVQPRAPLQPPGMFPASASQPPILPQPAAAPTPPVAKPLEPQTQITVQPAGFAFNPGIISAASLGGQPQILGSLAATPVITNTISSVQGITGQILTNAQGQVIGTLPWVVNPPGMAGTSPAPATLPAQNLQVQAVTPQLLLNAQGQVIATLASSTIQAATVKKTGTPEPPTKSEVQPIQPAVVMANPAPVAKTSVPVPITCTETPTISQLVSKPPAPNSTEEDGINLEEIREFAKNFKIRRLSLGLTQTQVGQALTATEGPAYSQSAICRFEKLDITPKSAQKLKPVLEKWLSEAELRNQEGQQNLMEFVGGEPSKKRKRRTSFTPQAIEALNAYFEKNALPTGQEITEIAKELNYDREVVRVWFCNRRQTLKNTSKLNVFQIP; encoded by the exons ATGGATGCTGAAGCTGTGCAGCCCCAGGAGGCTTCCCTGATGGTCAATGAGCAG gagaaaaaaccaaactggaagCCAGAGCATCCCCCAGCACCGTCCCCTCCATCAGCACCTTCAGCCACACCACGAGCCAGCAGACACAGACATTGGCCCCACTGGCCCTGCAGGCCACCCCACAG TATTGCAGGTCAAGTGGCAGGTCAGCAGGGGCTGGCTGTGTGGACATTTCCTACAGCAACGGTCGCTGCCCTCCCCGGATTGACGGCTGCTTCTCCTACAGGGGGAATTTTCAAATCACCTGTAGCCAATCTGCAAG CTGCCGCCGTGCTGAACGCCACCATCTCAGCTCCCATGCCtcctgtcccagccctgcaggctgcagtcCAGCCCCGAgcccccctccagccccccgGGATGTTCCCAGCCTCAGCCAGCCAGCCCCCCATCCTGCCACAGCCCGCTGCAGCACCAACCCCACCCGTGGCCAAGCCCTTGGAGCCCCAGACCCAGATCACCGTCCAGCCGGCTGGATTTGCCTTTAACCCTGGCATA ATCAGTGCAGCTTCCCTGGGGGGCCAACCCCAGATCCTGGGCTCCTTGGCAGCCACCCCCGTGATCACCAACACCATCTCCAGCGTGCAGGGCATCACAGGCCAGATCCTGACCAACGCCCAGGGCCAG gTGATCGGGACGCTGCCCTGGGTGGTGAATCCCCCCGGTATGGCAGGaaccagccctgccccagccactCTGCCAGCCCAGAACCTGCAGGTGCAGGCAGTGACCCCGCAGCTGCTGCTCAATGCCCAGGGCCAGGTCATCGCCACGTTGGCTAGCAGCACCATCCAGGCGGCTACCGTCAAGAAAACTGGCACTCCTGAGCCCCCCACCAAGAGTGAG GTGCAGCCCATCCAGCCGGCCGTGGTGATGGCAAACCCTGCCCCGGTGGCAAAAACCTCGGTGCCTGTCCCCATCACCTGCACTGAGACCCCCACCATCAGCCAGCTGGTCTCCA AGCCCCCAGCTCCCAACAGCACAGAAGAGGACGGGATTAACCTGGAGGAGATCCGGGAATTCGCCAAGAACTTCAAGATCCGACGCCTGTCCCTGGGACTGACACAGACACAGGTGGGACAGGCCCTGACAGCCACCGAGGGACCTGCCTACAGCCAGTCAGCTATCTGCAG GTTTGAGAAGTTGGACATCACCCCCAAGAGCGCCCAGAAGTTGAAACCAGTGCTGGAGAAGTGGTTGAGCGAAGCTGAGCTGCGTAACCAGGAGGGGCAACAAAACCTGATGGAATTCGTGGGGGGGGAACCTTCCAAAAAACGGAAGCGCCGAACCTCCTTCACCCCTCAGGCCATCGAGGCTCTCAACGCCTACTTCGAGAAGAACGCCTTGCCCACGGGCCAGGAGATCACTGAGATTGCCAAGGAGCTCAACTACGACCGTGAAGTCGTCCGTGTCTGGTTCTGCAACCGCCGGCAGACCCTCAAAAACACCAGTAAACTCAACGTGTTCCAGATCCCCTAA